One window of Corynebacterium doosanense CAU 212 = DSM 45436 genomic DNA carries:
- the arc gene encoding proteasome ATPase, with product MTTEADLTREIRALKARNAKMAEMLKASRDKLTDLNAQLESIAEPASTYGIFLGHSGHSGHHGEVFTSGRRMRVKITPYIEEIRVGALVRLGEGAVIVEDCGFEDSGSIATLVEKIERVRAVVADPQGNESVVHLAQPLIDAARAGDTVLIDAKAGVAFEKIDKTEVMQLALEEVPDVTFADIGGLERQIEQIRDSVELPFAQPELFRTYRLAPPKGVLLYGPPGCGKTMIAKAIANSLGDEGSFFLNVKGPELLNKYVGETERRIRMIFERARELAYDGKPVIIFFDEMESLFRTRGSGVSSDMETTIVPQLLTEMDGVEGLRNVIIIGATNREELIDPAILRPGRLDIKVRVDRPDRDDARDILARYLTDDVPHVGAIGDLVDTGVDKLFSERPYVELTLIDGSTETLGYCDFVSGAMIANIVDRAKKAAIKDHLSGVNEQGVTAEHMAAAVTAEQNESEDLPNTATPDEWARIAGRHGLRVVSARVLG from the coding sequence ATGACTACTGAGGCTGACCTCACTCGCGAAATCAGGGCGCTGAAGGCGCGCAACGCCAAGATGGCGGAGATGCTCAAGGCCTCGCGCGACAAGCTCACCGACCTCAACGCGCAGCTGGAATCCATCGCGGAACCGGCGTCGACCTACGGCATCTTCCTGGGTCATTCCGGGCATTCCGGTCACCACGGCGAGGTGTTCACCTCCGGGCGGCGCATGCGGGTGAAGATCACCCCCTACATCGAGGAGATCCGGGTCGGCGCGCTCGTGCGCCTCGGCGAGGGCGCCGTCATCGTCGAGGACTGTGGCTTCGAGGACTCCGGTTCCATCGCGACCCTCGTGGAGAAGATCGAGCGGGTCCGTGCCGTGGTCGCTGACCCGCAGGGCAACGAGTCGGTTGTGCACCTGGCACAGCCGCTTATCGACGCCGCCCGTGCCGGCGATACTGTGCTCATCGACGCGAAGGCCGGCGTGGCTTTCGAGAAGATCGACAAGACCGAGGTCATGCAGCTTGCGTTGGAGGAGGTCCCCGACGTGACCTTCGCCGACATCGGCGGCCTGGAGCGCCAGATCGAGCAGATCCGCGACTCCGTGGAGCTGCCCTTCGCCCAGCCCGAGCTCTTCCGCACCTACCGGCTCGCCCCGCCGAAGGGTGTGCTGCTCTACGGCCCTCCCGGCTGCGGCAAGACGATGATCGCCAAGGCCATCGCCAACTCACTCGGCGACGAAGGCTCGTTCTTCCTCAACGTCAAGGGCCCGGAGCTGTTGAACAAGTACGTCGGCGAGACCGAGCGGCGCATCCGCATGATCTTCGAGCGTGCCCGCGAGCTGGCCTACGACGGCAAGCCGGTGATCATCTTCTTCGACGAGATGGAGTCGCTCTTCCGCACCCGCGGTTCGGGTGTGAGCTCGGACATGGAGACCACCATCGTCCCGCAGCTGCTCACCGAGATGGACGGCGTGGAGGGCCTGCGCAACGTCATCATCATCGGCGCCACCAACCGCGAGGAACTCATCGACCCGGCCATCTTGCGCCCCGGCCGCCTGGACATCAAGGTGCGTGTCGACCGCCCCGACCGCGACGACGCCCGCGACATCCTGGCGCGTTATCTCACGGACGATGTGCCGCATGTGGGTGCCATCGGGGATCTGGTGGACACAGGCGTCGACAAGCTCTTTTCGGAGCGGCCCTACGTGGAACTCACGCTCATCGACGGCAGCACCGAGACTCTCGGGTATTGCGACTTTGTCTCCGGCGCGATGATCGCCAACATCGTCGACCGCGCGAAGAAGGCCGCCATCAAGGACCATCTGTCCGGGGTCAACGAGCAGGGCGTGACGGCCGAGCACATGGCCGCGGCCGTGACCGCGGAGCAGAACGAGAGCGAGGACCTGCCCAACACCGCCACGCCCGACGAGTGGGCGCGCATCGCCGGGCGGCACGGCCTGCGGGTGGTGTCGGCGCGCGTATTAGGCTGA
- the hisG gene encoding ATP phosphoribosyltransferase, with protein MITIAVPNKGSLSEAAVEILAEAGYKGRRDKALNVIDEANGVEFYFLRPKDIAIYVAAGHLDLGITGRDLARDSGADVEEVYSLGFGSSTFRYAAPAGEQWDVDKLDGKRIATSYPHLVREDLASRGHSAEVIRLDGAVEISIKLGVADVIADVVSTGATLRQQGLEPFGEPIVSSEAVIIKRSGRELGEEHRVLVSRIRGILTAQKYLMIAYNISRDALPQASEVTPGLSGPTVSPLSNENWVAVQSLVPRKAANEVMDRLSALGAEAILASELRIARI; from the coding sequence ATGATCACCATCGCCGTCCCCAACAAGGGATCGCTGTCCGAGGCCGCCGTCGAGATCCTCGCCGAGGCCGGGTACAAGGGCCGCCGCGACAAGGCGCTCAACGTCATCGACGAGGCCAACGGCGTGGAGTTCTACTTCCTGCGCCCCAAGGACATCGCCATCTACGTCGCCGCCGGCCACCTCGACCTGGGCATCACCGGGCGCGACCTGGCCCGCGACTCGGGCGCGGACGTCGAGGAGGTCTACTCCCTGGGCTTCGGTTCCTCCACGTTCCGCTACGCCGCTCCGGCCGGTGAGCAATGGGACGTCGATAAGCTCGACGGCAAGCGCATCGCCACCTCCTACCCGCACCTGGTGCGGGAGGATCTGGCCTCGCGCGGGCACAGCGCCGAGGTCATCCGCCTCGACGGCGCGGTGGAGATCTCCATCAAGCTGGGTGTCGCCGACGTCATCGCCGACGTGGTGTCCACCGGCGCGACGCTGCGGCAGCAGGGCCTGGAGCCCTTCGGTGAGCCGATCGTGTCCTCGGAGGCCGTGATCATCAAACGCAGCGGCCGAGAGCTGGGGGAGGAGCACCGGGTTCTGGTCAGCCGCATCCGGGGTATCCTCACGGCGCAGAAATACCTCATGATCGCGTACAACATCTCCCGGGATGCGCTCCCGCAGGCGAGTGAGGTTACCCCCGGATTGTCGGGGCCGACGGTGTCGCCGCTGTCCAACGAAAACTGGGTTGCCGTGCAGTCTCTCGTGCCCAGGAAGGCCGCGAACGAGGTCATGGACCGGCTCTCGGCCCTCGGTGCGGAGGCGATTCTCGCCAGCGAGCTACGCATCGCGCGAATCTAG
- a CDS encoding RecB family exonuclease, giving the protein MAVSPLALSPSRASDYQQCPLKYRFRAIDKIPEPSTVAQVRGTLVHAVLEGIYGLPREERTYPVAVKMLKPSWEEMVAKEPEIAELAPDLTAFLVECRTLLRGYFEMENPQGFDPDSVEKYVNTVLPNGVPVRGFIDRVDVAPSGEIRVVDYKTGKKPSPRFSSEAQFQMRFYALVYWRLFDVIPHQLRLMYLKVLDSMYLAPSREELEYFERDLADLWAKIEADGKSGDFRPKKGKLCNWCSFQPICPAFGGVAPEYPGWPGSAAD; this is encoded by the coding sequence ATGGCTGTCTCTCCCCTCGCCCTCTCCCCGTCGCGCGCCAGCGACTACCAGCAGTGCCCGCTGAAGTACCGCTTCCGGGCGATCGACAAGATCCCCGAGCCGTCAACTGTCGCGCAGGTCAGGGGCACGCTGGTGCATGCGGTGCTGGAGGGAATCTACGGGTTGCCGCGCGAGGAGCGCACCTATCCGGTGGCGGTGAAGATGCTCAAACCCTCGTGGGAGGAGATGGTGGCCAAGGAACCGGAGATTGCGGAACTCGCGCCCGATCTCACGGCGTTCCTGGTCGAGTGCCGCACACTGCTGCGCGGATACTTCGAGATGGAGAACCCCCAGGGCTTCGACCCCGACTCCGTGGAGAAATACGTCAACACCGTGCTGCCCAACGGCGTGCCCGTGCGTGGCTTCATCGACCGCGTCGACGTCGCCCCCAGCGGCGAAATCCGGGTCGTGGACTACAAGACCGGCAAAAAGCCCTCCCCGCGCTTCTCCTCCGAAGCCCAGTTCCAGATGCGCTTCTACGCCCTGGTGTATTGGCGGCTTTTCGACGTCATCCCCCACCAACTCCGTCTCATGTACCTCAAGGTTCTCGACTCCATGTATCTCGCGCCCTCGCGAGAGGAACTCGAATACTTCGAGCGCGACCTCGCCGACCTGTGGGCGAAGATCGAGGCCGACGGTAAGTCTGGCGATTTCCGCCCGAAGAAGGGCAAGCTCTGCAACTGGTGCTCGTTCCAGCCCATCTGCCCGGCTTTCGGTGGCGTGGCGCCCGAGTACCCGGGGTGGCCGGGGTCGGCGGCAGACTAA
- a CDS encoding anaerobic C4-dicarboxylate transporter, with protein MGSVAIGAAGGLGVLLLGATGIPVTQDDIPFDVVGIIMCVIVAIAAMQRAGGMDFLVHLAERFLRRNPKQITLWAPVVTYLMTVAAGTGHTAYSTLPVIVEVAKEGRVRPSRPLSVAVVASQMAIVASPISAAVVFMASAVEPLGVSYLTLLAIMIPATALAIIPSSLVANRMGKELEDDPVYRDRVERGLVSHPAASGYTEQKGAKASVGIFLAAIALVVFYATITSDQVGLIAEPTVPRNEAIMAIMLTTAAAITAVTRIPAAEIVTTQVFRSGMSAAVCVLGVAWLGTTFINHYLEDIQGLAGDVLGAQPWLLAVVLFFAACLLYSQAATAKALIPAAIAIGVSPLTAVAAFPAVSALFVLPTYPTLLAAVEMDDTGSTRIGKLVFDHPFIIPGVVNIVVSVLLAYLIGSVLI; from the coding sequence ATGGGCTCCGTGGCCATCGGCGCAGCCGGCGGCCTCGGGGTCCTTCTTCTTGGTGCCACGGGAATTCCCGTCACCCAGGACGACATCCCCTTCGACGTCGTCGGCATCATCATGTGTGTCATCGTCGCCATAGCCGCCATGCAGCGGGCCGGGGGAATGGACTTCCTGGTCCACCTGGCGGAGAGGTTCCTCCGGCGCAATCCGAAACAGATCACGTTGTGGGCGCCCGTCGTCACGTATCTCATGACCGTGGCCGCTGGCACCGGGCACACCGCCTACTCCACGCTACCGGTCATCGTCGAGGTGGCCAAGGAGGGCCGCGTGCGGCCGTCGCGCCCGCTGTCGGTCGCGGTGGTGGCGTCGCAGATGGCCATTGTCGCCTCGCCGATCTCCGCGGCGGTGGTCTTCATGGCCTCGGCAGTTGAGCCGCTCGGGGTCAGCTACCTGACGCTGCTGGCCATCATGATCCCCGCCACGGCGCTGGCGATCATCCCGTCCTCGCTGGTGGCCAACCGGATGGGCAAGGAACTGGAGGATGACCCCGTCTACCGCGACCGCGTCGAGCGCGGGCTGGTCAGCCATCCGGCGGCCTCGGGTTACACCGAGCAGAAGGGCGCCAAGGCCTCGGTGGGCATCTTCCTCGCCGCCATCGCGCTCGTGGTCTTCTACGCCACCATCACCTCCGACCAGGTCGGGCTCATCGCCGAGCCGACGGTGCCGCGAAACGAGGCCATCATGGCCATCATGCTCACCACTGCTGCAGCGATCACGGCCGTGACCAGGATCCCCGCCGCGGAGATCGTCACCACGCAGGTGTTCCGCTCCGGCATGTCGGCCGCGGTGTGTGTGCTCGGCGTCGCCTGGCTGGGCACCACGTTCATCAACCACTACCTCGAGGACATCCAGGGCCTGGCCGGCGACGTGCTGGGGGCGCAGCCGTGGCTGCTCGCCGTGGTGCTCTTCTTCGCTGCCTGCCTGCTCTACTCGCAGGCGGCCACGGCCAAGGCGCTCATCCCTGCGGCCATCGCCATCGGGGTCAGCCCACTGACGGCCGTCGCGGCCTTCCCGGCGGTGTCCGCGCTGTTCGTTCTGCCCACTTACCCGACGCTGCTCGCGGCCGTGGAGATGGACGACACCGGCTCCACCCGGATCGGCAAGCTGGTCTTCGACCACCCCTTCATCATCCCCGGAGTGGTAAACATCGTGGTATCCGTTTTGCTCGCCTACCTAATCGGCTCCGTGCTCATCTAA
- a CDS encoding phosphoribosyl-ATP diphosphatase — protein sequence MKNFDELYAELTERAATRPEGSSTVAALDAGAHTIGKKIIEEAGEVWIAAEYQSGEELAEEMAQLMYWTQVMMLKRGLSPDDIYKYL from the coding sequence GTGAAGAACTTCGATGAGCTGTACGCAGAACTGACGGAACGCGCCGCCACCCGGCCCGAAGGGTCGTCCACCGTGGCGGCGCTGGACGCGGGTGCCCACACGATCGGCAAGAAGATCATCGAGGAGGCCGGCGAGGTGTGGATCGCCGCCGAGTACCAGTCCGGCGAGGAGCTGGCCGAGGAGATGGCGCAGCTCATGTACTGGACCCAGGTGATGATGCTCAAGCGGGGCCTGAGCCCCGACGACATCTACAAGTACCTCTAG
- a CDS encoding formate--tetrahydrofolate ligase, with translation MLSDVEIAQAHTPEPIADIARRAGVPDEALIPYGSTKAKVDITKLDWSGKDGKLVLVTGVSPTPAGEGKSTTLIGLTDALTQLGQRAVVALREPSQGPVMGIKGGAAGGGYSQVVPMEDINLHFTGDFHAIAAANNTLAAIVDNHLQQGNTLDIDPRRITWQRCLDVNDRALRGVVTGLGGKAHDVPRETGFTITAASEIMAILGLATSLEDLKARLGAITVGYTYAGKPVTADDLNAAGALTALMKDALNPNLVQTLGGSPAFVHGGPFANIAHGCNTLLATRTAMKLGDIVLTEAGFGSDLGAEKFFDVKARFGDLDVAGAVVVTTIRSTKYNGGVARADLGTEDVDALRAGVANLERHVENVRKFGVTPVVCVNLFTGDTEAEREFMRDWASDFGVALAESEVWAKGGDGATELAELLLDNFSEGTSKQLYSTEGGVRESIETIAMEIYRADRVEYSVKALKDLADIETNGWGDMPVCISKTQYSFSDDPAQLGAPTGHVLHVRELLPRTGAGFIVVLTGDVMTMPGLPKKPSSENIDVDANGKISGLF, from the coding sequence GTGCTTTCCGACGTCGAGATCGCCCAAGCCCACACCCCCGAGCCCATCGCCGACATCGCCCGCCGGGCGGGCGTGCCCGACGAGGCGCTCATCCCGTACGGCTCGACCAAGGCCAAGGTGGACATCACCAAGCTCGACTGGTCCGGCAAGGACGGCAAGCTCGTCCTGGTCACCGGCGTCTCGCCGACGCCGGCGGGGGAGGGCAAGTCGACCACGCTCATCGGGTTGACCGATGCGTTGACGCAGCTGGGCCAGCGTGCCGTGGTCGCGCTGCGCGAGCCCTCCCAGGGCCCGGTCATGGGCATCAAGGGCGGCGCGGCCGGTGGCGGCTACTCGCAGGTTGTGCCCATGGAGGACATCAACCTGCACTTCACCGGTGACTTCCACGCCATTGCGGCGGCCAACAACACACTTGCTGCGATCGTCGACAACCACCTGCAGCAGGGCAACACCCTGGACATCGACCCCCGTCGGATCACCTGGCAGCGCTGCCTCGACGTCAACGACCGGGCCCTACGCGGCGTGGTCACCGGCCTGGGCGGCAAGGCGCACGACGTCCCCCGCGAGACCGGCTTCACCATCACCGCGGCCTCGGAGATCATGGCCATCCTCGGCCTGGCCACCTCCCTGGAGGACCTCAAGGCCCGCCTCGGCGCCATCACCGTCGGCTACACCTATGCCGGCAAACCCGTCACGGCAGACGACCTCAACGCGGCCGGTGCCCTGACCGCCCTGATGAAGGACGCGCTCAACCCCAACCTCGTCCAGACCCTCGGCGGCTCGCCCGCGTTTGTCCACGGTGGGCCCTTCGCCAACATCGCCCACGGCTGCAACACGCTGCTGGCCACCCGCACGGCCATGAAGCTCGGCGACATCGTGCTCACCGAGGCCGGCTTCGGCTCGGATCTGGGCGCGGAGAAGTTCTTCGACGTCAAGGCCCGCTTCGGCGACCTCGACGTTGCCGGCGCCGTCGTGGTGACGACGATCCGCTCCACCAAATACAACGGCGGAGTCGCGCGTGCGGACCTGGGCACGGAAGACGTCGACGCCCTGCGCGCGGGAGTGGCCAACCTCGAACGCCACGTGGAGAACGTGCGCAAATTCGGTGTCACCCCGGTCGTGTGCGTCAACCTCTTCACCGGGGACACCGAGGCCGAGCGCGAGTTCATGCGCGACTGGGCCAGTGACTTTGGCGTCGCGCTCGCCGAGTCTGAAGTGTGGGCCAAGGGCGGCGACGGCGCCACGGAGCTGGCCGAGCTGCTGCTGGACAACTTTTCGGAGGGCACGTCGAAGCAGCTCTACTCGACTGAGGGCGGTGTCAGGGAGTCGATCGAGACCATCGCGATGGAGATCTACCGCGCCGACCGCGTCGAGTACTCCGTCAAGGCGCTCAAGGACCTCGCGGACATCGAGACAAACGGCTGGGGAGACATGCCCGTGTGCATCTCCAAGACCCAGTACTCCTTCTCGGACGACCCGGCGCAGCTCGGCGCGCCGACCGGTCACGTGCTCCACGTCCGCGAGCTGCTCCCGCGCACCGGCGCCGGGTTCATCGTCGTGCTCACGGGTGACGTCATGACCATGCCGGGGCTGCCCAAGAAGCCGTCGTCGGAGAACATCGACGTCGACGCTAACGGCAAGATCTCTGGTCTGTTCTAG
- a CDS encoding tRNA (adenine-N1)-methyltransferase, with product MPYSGPFQPGDKVQLTDPKRRHFTITLVPGANFHTHKGMVAHDDIIGADEGSIATSTLGTDFLLFRHLMVDHVLSMPRGAAVIYPKDSAQILVEGDIFAGARVLEAGAGSGALSMTLLRAVGEKGHVFSYEIREDHLNFAVDNVTEYFGEKPEHWTPRLGDFGEITQEDLGGPVDRVILDMVEPWHFLDTVKDVLIPGGVFMTYVATVPQLMNIMEGIRETKSFIEPRAWETLLREWKVEGLATRPEHRMNAHTAFLVWTRRLADGVEPPRPQRKARR from the coding sequence ATGCCATATTCCGGACCGTTTCAGCCCGGCGACAAGGTGCAGTTGACTGACCCGAAGCGTCGTCACTTCACCATCACGCTCGTGCCCGGCGCGAACTTCCACACCCACAAGGGCATGGTCGCCCACGACGACATCATCGGTGCGGACGAGGGCAGCATCGCCACCTCGACCCTGGGCACGGACTTTCTCCTGTTCCGCCACCTCATGGTCGATCACGTGCTGTCCATGCCGCGTGGCGCCGCGGTGATCTACCCCAAGGACTCCGCGCAGATCCTCGTCGAGGGCGACATCTTCGCCGGAGCCCGCGTGCTCGAGGCCGGCGCCGGCTCGGGTGCGCTGTCCATGACCCTGCTGCGTGCCGTGGGGGAGAAGGGCCATGTCTTCTCCTACGAGATCCGCGAGGACCACCTCAACTTCGCCGTCGACAACGTCACCGAGTACTTCGGCGAGAAGCCCGAGCACTGGACTCCGCGTCTGGGCGACTTCGGCGAGATCACCCAGGAGGATCTCGGCGGTCCCGTGGACCGGGTCATCCTCGACATGGTGGAGCCCTGGCACTTTCTCGACACAGTCAAGGACGTGCTCATCCCGGGCGGTGTGTTCATGACGTACGTGGCCACCGTCCCGCAGCTGATGAACATCATGGAGGGCATCCGCGAGACGAAGTCCTTCATCGAACCCCGCGCGTGGGAGACGCTTCTGCGCGAGTGGAAGGTCGAGGGCCTGGCCACCCGCCCCGAGCACCGGATGAACGCGCACACCGCGTTCCTGGTGTGGACCCGCCGGCTTGCCGACGGAGTGGAACCCCCGCGTCCGCAGCGAAAGGCCCGGCGCTAG
- a CDS encoding lysoplasmalogenase, with translation MPALKFPRALYLAAAAGSVIAAAVPSDRATRLVKPALMPLLLASNPQKSALLVAGLAGGWVGDIILMGKDSRSADPGVRARNLKRGSAAFLVNQLAYHALLLRSGARPTWKNAALRAPMILGGVGLAAMKNPAALPAAGGYGSALALTSILAQDSSSKAALGGNLFVLSDALILGRLTLLKEGSRIDALTDAAVMATYTAAQFLLVDGVTNSTQSRPKPRF, from the coding sequence ATGCCCGCCTTGAAGTTTCCCCGAGCCCTCTACCTGGCCGCCGCAGCCGGATCAGTCATTGCCGCCGCCGTGCCCTCGGACCGTGCGACCCGACTGGTCAAGCCCGCGCTCATGCCGTTACTGCTGGCTTCGAACCCGCAGAAGTCCGCCCTCCTCGTCGCGGGCCTGGCCGGCGGCTGGGTGGGGGACATCATCCTCATGGGGAAGGATTCCCGCAGCGCCGATCCCGGGGTCAGGGCCCGAAACCTCAAGCGGGGGAGCGCGGCATTCCTGGTCAACCAGCTGGCCTACCACGCGCTGCTGCTCCGCTCAGGGGCCCGACCGACCTGGAAAAACGCTGCCCTGCGCGCGCCCATGATCCTCGGTGGAGTGGGGCTGGCTGCCATGAAGAACCCGGCCGCGCTTCCCGCTGCCGGCGGTTACGGCTCCGCCCTGGCGCTGACCAGCATCCTCGCGCAGGATTCCAGCTCGAAAGCGGCGCTCGGCGGCAACCTCTTCGTGCTCTCTGACGCCCTGATCCTCGGTCGACTGACCCTGTTGAAGGAGGGCTCGCGTATCGACGCCCTCACCGACGCCGCCGTCATGGCCACCTACACGGCGGCGCAGTTCCTGCTCGTCGACGGTGTTACTAACTCCACCCAAAGTCGCCCGAAACCGCGTTTTTAA
- the aspA gene encoding aspartate ammonia-lyase: MTTRTEEDLLGTLEVPADAYYGIHTQRAIDNFQISRTTVSHVPEFIRGMVTVKKAAAMANRRVHALEKDKAEAIIWACDQILEHGRCMDQFPIDVFQGGAGTSTNMNTNEVLANLALEHLGYDKGRYDIINPNDHVNMSQSTNDAYPTGFRLGVYEAMQTLITSFDELQESFHVKGGEFADILKMGRTQLQDAVPMTLGQEFNAFAANLAEEQSILRWSAEKLLEINIGATAIGTGVNTPPEYRVTVVEALRSITKLDITSSTNLIEATSDTGAYVNAHSAVKRAAMKISKTCNDLRLLSSGPRAGLNEINLPARQAGSSIMPGKVNPVIPEVVNQVCFKVFGNDQTVSMAAEAGQLQLNVMEPVIGESLFQSIRILRNAADTLRKFCVTGITANEDVCRTYVERSAGIVTYLNPFIGHHNGDLIVKESLATGKTPRELVLEHGLLDEETLDRVLSKENLMHPRYQGKLLVDGE, translated from the coding sequence ATGACTACTCGTACAGAAGAAGACCTCCTCGGCACCCTCGAGGTTCCGGCCGACGCGTACTACGGCATTCACACCCAGCGTGCCATCGACAATTTCCAGATCTCCCGCACCACCGTCTCGCACGTGCCCGAATTCATCCGCGGCATGGTCACGGTGAAGAAGGCTGCGGCGATGGCTAATCGACGGGTGCATGCCCTCGAAAAGGACAAAGCCGAGGCCATCATCTGGGCCTGCGACCAGATCCTCGAGCACGGTCGTTGCATGGACCAGTTCCCCATCGACGTGTTCCAGGGCGGCGCGGGCACCTCGACCAACATGAACACCAACGAGGTGCTGGCCAACCTCGCGCTCGAGCACCTGGGGTACGACAAGGGCCGCTACGACATCATCAACCCCAACGACCACGTCAACATGTCGCAGTCCACCAACGACGCGTACCCCACCGGCTTCCGCCTCGGCGTCTACGAGGCCATGCAGACGCTGATCACCTCCTTCGACGAGCTGCAGGAATCCTTCCACGTCAAGGGTGGCGAGTTCGCCGACATCCTCAAGATGGGCCGCACCCAGCTGCAGGACGCCGTCCCCATGACCCTCGGCCAGGAGTTCAACGCCTTCGCGGCGAACCTCGCTGAGGAGCAGTCCATCCTCCGCTGGAGCGCGGAGAAGCTCCTGGAGATCAACATCGGCGCCACCGCCATCGGCACGGGTGTGAACACCCCGCCCGAGTACCGGGTGACCGTGGTGGAGGCCCTGCGTTCCATCACCAAACTGGACATCACGTCCTCGACCAACCTCATCGAGGCCACCAGCGACACCGGCGCGTACGTCAACGCCCACTCCGCCGTGAAGCGCGCCGCGATGAAGATCTCCAAGACCTGCAACGACCTGCGTCTGCTGTCCTCCGGCCCGCGCGCCGGCCTCAACGAGATCAACCTGCCCGCCCGCCAGGCCGGCTCCTCGATCATGCCGGGCAAGGTCAACCCCGTCATCCCCGAGGTGGTCAACCAGGTCTGCTTCAAGGTATTCGGCAACGACCAGACCGTGTCCATGGCCGCCGAGGCCGGACAGCTCCAGCTCAACGTCATGGAGCCGGTCATCGGCGAGTCGCTGTTCCAGTCGATCCGCATCCTGCGCAACGCCGCCGACACCCTGCGCAAGTTCTGCGTCACGGGCATCACCGCCAACGAGGACGTCTGCCGCACCTACGTCGAGCGCTCCGCCGGCATCGTCACCTACCTCAACCCCTTCATCGGCCACCACAACGGCGACCTCATCGTCAAGGAGTCTCTGGCCACCGGCAAGACCCCGCGCGAGCTCGTGCTCGAGCACGGGCTTCTCGACGAAGAGACCCTCGACCGTGTGCTGAGCAAGGAAAACCTCATGCACCCGCGCTACCAGGGCAAGCTCCTCGTCGACGGCGAGTGA
- a CDS encoding M18 family aminopeptidase, which translates to MNQTQDLLRFVADSPSAFHAAREVAGRLGYPIQDESAEWDASPGGHTVVRGGAVISYVIPDNPTGFRIIGSHTDSPGFLLKPQPDYDNQGFHQVAVEIYGGPILESWFDRELTVAGRVVLIDGTEHLVDTGPALRIPNLAIHLGREDINRQLHVQPIAPKPIMAVVAETLGVDARDIAGHELITADAQPGAVMGDLLAAGRLDNLSSVHASLTAFQRAAEDAEEIIVLAAFNHEEVGSQSVQGAGGPLLADVLTRTAEALGQDPRRMFANSSMVSADAAHSVHPNYPGKHDPTHRPIIGRGPVTKINANQRYASDARTVAMWERACAGIPHQSFVSNNASPCGSTIGPISATRLGIPTVDVGVPLLSMHSARELVGVKDQMWFADALEAYLVGQ; encoded by the coding sequence ATGAATCAGACACAGGATCTGCTCCGTTTCGTCGCCGACTCGCCCAGCGCCTTCCACGCCGCCCGCGAGGTGGCGGGCCGGCTCGGCTACCCGATTCAGGACGAATCCGCGGAGTGGGACGCCAGCCCCGGCGGTCACACCGTCGTCCGCGGCGGCGCCGTCATCTCCTATGTCATCCCGGACAACCCCACGGGCTTCCGCATCATCGGCTCGCACACGGACTCGCCGGGATTCCTGCTCAAACCGCAGCCGGACTACGACAACCAGGGGTTTCACCAGGTCGCCGTGGAGATCTACGGCGGACCGATCCTGGAGTCCTGGTTCGACCGGGAACTCACCGTCGCCGGCAGAGTGGTGCTTATCGACGGCACTGAGCACCTTGTTGACACGGGCCCGGCACTGCGCATTCCCAACCTGGCGATCCACCTCGGCCGGGAGGACATCAACCGGCAGCTGCACGTGCAGCCGATTGCTCCGAAACCCATCATGGCCGTCGTCGCGGAGACCCTCGGCGTGGACGCCCGCGACATCGCCGGCCACGAGCTCATCACCGCCGACGCGCAGCCCGGCGCGGTGATGGGGGATCTGCTGGCCGCCGGTCGTCTGGACAACCTCAGTTCCGTGCATGCCTCGCTCACCGCGTTCCAGCGCGCGGCGGAGGATGCCGAAGAGATCATTGTCCTGGCCGCCTTCAACCACGAGGAGGTCGGCTCACAGTCGGTCCAGGGCGCGGGCGGTCCGCTGCTTGCCGACGTGCTCACCCGCACCGCCGAGGCGCTGGGGCAGGATCCGCGGCGGATGTTTGCAAATTCCTCGATGGTCTCCGCGGACGCCGCGCATTCCGTGCACCCCAACTACCCGGGCAAACATGACCCCACACACAGACCCATCATCGGCCGGGGCCCGGTGACCAAAATCAACGCCAACCAGCGTTACGCCTCCGACGCCCGCACGGTGGCGATGTGGGAACGCGCCTGCGCCGGGATCCCGCACCAGAGTTTTGTGTCCAACAACGCCTCGCCCTGTGGTTCGACCATCGGGCCGATCTCCGCCACCCGCCTGGGCATTCCCACTGTCGATGTCGGCGTGCCATTGCTCTCCATGCACTCCGCCCGCGAGCTGGTCGGGGTGAAGGATCAGATGTGGTTCGCCGATGCCCTTGAGGCATACTTGGTCGGTCAATAG